Proteins encoded in a region of the Rothia mucilaginosa genome:
- a CDS encoding acyltransferase family protein, producing MSETSGTPQAPASQGTYTTAPRSIKAREASDYPLEEFIESRGFRPEIQGLRAFAVLLVVLYHVWVGKVSGGVDVFLFISAFLLSLSFMRKINEGKPLNLFSYWMHVFQRLLPVATVVIAGTTIASFFVLAPSRWSQTVTDARSSLFYFQNWNLAFSSVDYYAQNASVKSPFQHFWSLSIQGQIFIIWPLLFAAVAYVVHRFRGNLFTTAVFIFNTVFVASLTFSIVETDTNQGFAYFDTRTRLWEFAIGTLLAMLTLKWKAPEKARVVMGWVGIIGLVTCGAILPVERAFPGYLALWPVISGALVIMAGRTNSRWGIDRLLVSAPLQNLGNISYALYLVHWPILILYSSAVGTSRVNFIEGAVIILTSIGLAWLLIRFVEKPLRYRKDPFVPWLMMKMRFKTIFSVKTWADQLAFILAIFLVAGVPLVAAQAWVGYRNTQSEQNAELQVQTASENYPGARAIGGAQQGLIDNPIPSGGDVKTQFDGLSDPCVGSFAPSDPALAKYCSLQKYGPEDAPLTVVIGNSHAEQALSIFKPIAEQTKTNLQTYLLGGCQYPVRAVNASNECSEFNTKMTEEILKRKPQTVVLIATVAQARSNDERVDPSLDETVRRLTEAGVQVIGLRDNPRFEYNIYECAQKAGADKSSCARPASDKYAAENPAKEIFDKYRNQGAVMVDLKDVYCPDGMCSPVVGNIYVYIDDNHVSKTYSRTMAQEVFQRAAEGGWLVNGKVNF from the coding sequence ATGTCTGAAACCTCCGGAACCCCGCAGGCTCCCGCCTCGCAGGGAACCTACACCACCGCCCCGCGCAGCATCAAAGCACGCGAAGCCAGCGACTACCCCCTCGAAGAGTTCATCGAATCGCGAGGATTCCGCCCTGAAATTCAGGGCCTGCGAGCCTTCGCCGTGCTCCTCGTGGTGCTCTATCATGTCTGGGTCGGCAAAGTCTCCGGCGGCGTGGACGTCTTCCTCTTCATCTCCGCCTTCCTGCTCTCGCTCTCCTTCATGCGCAAGATCAACGAAGGCAAACCCCTCAATCTCTTCAGCTACTGGATGCACGTCTTCCAGCGACTGCTACCCGTAGCCACCGTGGTTATCGCGGGTACCACCATTGCGTCCTTCTTCGTGCTCGCGCCCAGTCGCTGGTCGCAAACCGTAACCGACGCAAGGAGCTCCCTGTTCTACTTCCAGAACTGGAACCTCGCGTTCAGCTCCGTAGACTACTACGCCCAAAACGCCTCCGTGAAGTCACCCTTCCAGCACTTCTGGTCGCTCTCCATCCAGGGACAGATCTTCATCATCTGGCCCCTGCTCTTCGCCGCAGTAGCCTACGTCGTGCACCGATTCCGCGGGAACCTCTTCACCACCGCGGTATTCATCTTCAACACGGTGTTCGTCGCATCCCTGACCTTCTCCATCGTCGAAACCGACACCAACCAGGGATTCGCCTACTTCGACACCCGCACCCGCCTGTGGGAATTTGCCATCGGCACCCTGCTGGCAATGCTCACCCTCAAGTGGAAGGCACCCGAAAAGGCTCGAGTGGTTATGGGCTGGGTCGGTATCATCGGTCTGGTCACCTGTGGCGCAATCCTGCCCGTTGAACGAGCATTCCCCGGCTACCTGGCGCTCTGGCCCGTGATCTCCGGTGCGCTCGTCATCATGGCAGGCCGCACCAACAGCCGCTGGGGCATCGATCGACTGCTGGTCTCCGCACCCCTGCAGAACCTCGGCAACATCTCCTACGCCCTGTACCTGGTGCACTGGCCCATCCTCATCCTCTACAGCAGCGCCGTCGGTACCTCCCGCGTGAACTTCATCGAAGGTGCTGTCATCATCCTTACCTCCATCGGCCTGGCATGGTTGCTCATCCGCTTCGTCGAGAAGCCGCTGCGCTACCGCAAGGACCCCTTCGTACCCTGGCTCATGATGAAGATGCGCTTCAAGACCATCTTCTCGGTCAAGACCTGGGCAGACCAGCTCGCCTTCATCCTCGCGATCTTCCTGGTCGCAGGTGTACCCCTGGTAGCCGCACAGGCATGGGTAGGCTACCGCAACACCCAGTCCGAGCAGAACGCCGAACTGCAGGTACAGACCGCCAGCGAAAACTACCCCGGCGCCCGCGCTATCGGCGGCGCCCAGCAGGGACTCATTGACAACCCCATCCCCTCCGGTGGTGACGTCAAAACCCAGTTCGACGGACTGAGCGACCCCTGCGTTGGCAGCTTCGCGCCCTCCGACCCGGCACTCGCCAAGTACTGCAGCCTGCAGAAGTACGGACCCGAGGACGCACCGCTGACCGTGGTCATCGGTAACTCCCACGCCGAACAGGCGCTGAGCATCTTCAAGCCCATCGCAGAACAGACCAAAACCAACCTGCAGACCTACCTGCTCGGTGGCTGCCAGTACCCGGTCCGCGCCGTCAACGCCAGCAACGAATGCTCGGAATTCAACACCAAGATGACCGAGGAAATTCTCAAGCGTAAGCCGCAGACCGTGGTGCTCATCGCCACCGTTGCCCAGGCACGCTCGAACGACGAACGAGTCGACCCGAGCCTCGATGAGACGGTCCGCCGCCTCACCGAAGCAGGAGTCCAGGTCATTGGCCTGCGCGATAACCCGCGCTTCGAGTACAACATCTACGAATGCGCTCAGAAGGCCGGCGCCGACAAGAGCTCCTGCGCACGACCCGCAAGCGACAAGTACGCCGCAGAAAACCCTGCAAAGGAAATCTTCGACAAGTACCGCAACCAGGGTGCCGTCATGGTGGACCTGAAGGACGTGTACTGCCCGGACGGCATGTGCAGCCCCGTGGTTGGAAACATCTACGTCTACATCGATGACAACCATGTCTCCAAGACCTACAGCCGCACCATGGCTCAGGAAGTCTTCCAGCGTGCAGCGGAAGGCGGCTGGCTCGTCAACGGAAAAGTGAACTTCTAA
- a CDS encoding DsbA family protein, whose translation MSTDAREKARQIAAQQAKKSPSQASRRWLQFGVLAVVLIIVGIIGFVVVNGNKNTKVAESGPVPSSANEYGGIVLTKDGIVQNSSTQENRDFKQLATSTSSVTPMVNGTAAAVNTMPPGVQTAEEASKNGQPVRVTIFQDYNCVHCAEFEKKYGEEIQKLVEDGTITLEIRNLTFLDRSSPTAYSARNAAAAYSVANQVSTHDFLNYQREIFTHQGSGDMNNQQIADIASKYHASIGSDMNDGKWRPFVDVVNAESAKNGIKGTPTVFVDGDQYTSNDFSTFLKEKIEAKKK comes from the coding sequence ATGTCGACCGACGCCCGCGAAAAAGCCCGCCAGATTGCGGCCCAGCAGGCCAAGAAGAGCCCCAGCCAGGCAAGCCGCCGCTGGCTCCAGTTCGGCGTACTCGCCGTGGTCCTCATCATCGTAGGTATCATCGGCTTCGTCGTAGTCAACGGCAACAAGAACACCAAGGTAGCAGAAAGCGGCCCGGTGCCCTCCAGCGCCAACGAATACGGTGGCATTGTGCTGACCAAGGACGGCATCGTCCAGAACTCCTCCACCCAGGAGAACCGCGACTTCAAGCAGCTCGCAACCTCGACCTCCTCCGTGACCCCCATGGTCAACGGAACCGCAGCAGCAGTCAACACCATGCCCCCGGGCGTGCAGACCGCTGAAGAGGCATCCAAGAACGGCCAGCCCGTACGCGTGACCATCTTCCAGGACTACAACTGCGTGCACTGTGCAGAGTTTGAGAAGAAGTACGGTGAGGAAATCCAGAAGCTCGTCGAAGACGGCACCATCACCCTGGAAATCCGTAACCTGACCTTCCTGGACCGTTCCTCGCCCACCGCATACTCCGCACGTAACGCGGCAGCAGCATACTCCGTGGCAAACCAGGTCAGCACCCACGACTTCCTGAACTACCAGCGTGAGATCTTCACCCACCAGGGCAGCGGCGACATGAACAACCAGCAGATCGCCGACATTGCTTCGAAGTACCACGCCTCCATCGGCTCCGATATGAACGATGGCAAGTGGCGCCCCTTCGTGGACGTGGTCAACGCTGAATCCGCAAAGAACGGTATTAAGGGTACCCCCACCGTCTTCGTTGATGGTGACCAGTACACCAGCAACGACTTCAGCACCTTCCTGAAGGAAAAGATCGAAGCTAAGAAGAAGTAA
- a CDS encoding DUF6891 domain-containing protein, producing the protein MADEKSIYERWSEERLDPPFPKEWGLDEEDEAELLWPIWPLLFMGESDTEQYVETITDYVMDVLGLEYDGENEDSKLWEKRVEDYVEELIKRRRAFAAELGITPEMQKNSNLNRAFAALEEEGVIARQNFTCCGTCASAEIWDEMDDSRDWKGYIYFHEQDTESLAESGGTYIGFGSFLAYPRDEEKWNTLSDAQKEEIRALHEKLSAQLLRETVIPVLEKHGLSVKWNGNYNTRPFIGGVEVYNIP; encoded by the coding sequence ATGGCTGATGAGAAGAGCATCTACGAACGCTGGAGCGAAGAACGCCTCGACCCGCCCTTCCCCAAAGAATGGGGGCTGGATGAAGAAGACGAAGCCGAGTTGCTCTGGCCCATCTGGCCCCTGCTGTTCATGGGTGAATCTGATACTGAGCAGTACGTAGAAACCATTACCGATTATGTGATGGACGTACTCGGTCTGGAATACGATGGGGAGAACGAAGACAGCAAGCTCTGGGAGAAGCGCGTAGAGGACTACGTGGAAGAGCTCATCAAGCGTCGTCGTGCCTTTGCTGCTGAGCTGGGCATTACCCCCGAAATGCAGAAGAACTCCAACCTCAACCGTGCCTTCGCAGCGCTGGAAGAAGAAGGAGTCATTGCACGACAGAACTTCACCTGCTGCGGTACCTGCGCATCCGCAGAAATCTGGGACGAAATGGATGATAGCCGTGATTGGAAGGGATACATCTACTTCCATGAGCAGGACACTGAAAGCCTCGCTGAGAGCGGCGGAACCTACATCGGTTTCGGTTCCTTCCTCGCTTACCCCAGGGACGAAGAAAAATGGAATACCCTGAGCGATGCGCAGAAGGAAGAGATTAGGGCCCTTCACGAGAAGCTCTCCGCACAGTTGCTGCGAGAGACGGTTATTCCCGTACTGGAGAAGCACGGCCTGAGCGTGAAGTGGAATGGTAACTACAACACCCGCCCCTTCATTGGGGGAGTGGAAGTCTACAACATTCCCTAA
- the rlmB gene encoding 23S rRNA (guanosine(2251)-2'-O)-methyltransferase RlmB: MAKAGSRPGATSKKKGATKGTGGHGRKALEGKGPTPKAEDRVYHKAYKMKRAAERRAATGTNRKFQTRLGGKRASDELVTGRNAVLEALRTEIPSKHLYIMSRVEVDDRVREIMTIANKRNIPMLEIPRSELDRLTDGSVHQGVAMQIPPYKYPDATDLVLDTMERWHSGKLSTPPLFVALDGITDPRNLGAIIRSVSAFSGDGVIIPERRSAAVTAGAWKTSAGAAARIPVAMATNLTRVIQQAKEQGIFVIGLDGGGDIELPALELANEPLCVVVGSEGKGLSRLVTENCDQIVSIPIDSAMESLNAAMAVGITLYDVSRRRASAN; the protein is encoded by the coding sequence ATGGCTAAGGCAGGTTCGCGCCCGGGCGCTACCAGCAAGAAGAAGGGTGCTACTAAGGGCACTGGTGGTCACGGTCGTAAGGCGCTTGAGGGTAAGGGCCCTACTCCGAAGGCTGAGGACCGCGTTTATCACAAGGCGTATAAGATGAAGCGCGCGGCGGAGCGTCGTGCTGCTACCGGTACGAACCGTAAGTTCCAGACTCGTCTGGGCGGTAAGCGTGCTAGCGATGAGCTGGTGACTGGTCGTAATGCGGTGCTTGAGGCTCTGCGTACTGAGATTCCCTCGAAGCACTTGTACATCATGAGCCGTGTTGAGGTTGATGACCGCGTTCGCGAGATCATGACTATTGCGAATAAGCGCAATATTCCGATGCTGGAGATTCCGCGTAGCGAGCTGGATCGTTTGACTGATGGTTCTGTGCATCAGGGTGTTGCGATGCAGATTCCTCCGTACAAGTACCCGGATGCGACTGACCTGGTGCTGGATACTATGGAGCGTTGGCACTCGGGTAAGCTGTCGACTCCGCCGCTGTTTGTTGCGCTGGACGGTATTACTGATCCGCGTAACCTGGGTGCGATTATTCGTAGCGTGTCCGCGTTTAGCGGTGATGGCGTGATTATTCCTGAGCGTCGTTCGGCTGCGGTGACCGCGGGTGCGTGGAAGACTAGTGCTGGTGCGGCTGCTCGTATTCCTGTTGCGATGGCGACTAATCTGACTCGCGTGATTCAGCAGGCTAAGGAGCAGGGTATTTTCGTGATTGGTCTGGATGGCGGTGGCGATATTGAGCTGCCGGCTCTGGAGCTTGCGAATGAGCCGCTGTGCGTGGTGGTTGGTTCTGAGGGTAAGGGTCTGTCCCGCCTGGTGACTGAGAACTGCGATCAGATTGTGTCGATTCCGATTGATTCTGCGATGGAGTCTTTGAACGCGGCGATGGCTGTGGGTATTACTCTGTACGATGTTTCTCGTCGTCGCGCTTCCGCGAACTAA
- the cysS gene encoding cysteine--tRNA ligase, which yields MTMRFYDSASATIREFEPVVPGEARIYYCGATVQGEPHLGHIRSALVFDQLSRWMRYRGLKVTTVRNVTDIDDKILAKSADSMEPGFEGEFPNEQWWALAYRFEKVFAQAYAALGIDPPTYEPRATGHIPEMFALIQRLIDRGHAYPALDDSGDVYFDVRSWDKYGALTNQSVEDMQDSADADPRGKRDPRDFALWKGYKEGEPLTASWESPWGRGRPGWHLECSAMAGKYLGSRFDIHGGGLDLRFPHHENELAQSTAAGDDFANFWMHNGMVTYEGEKMSKSIGNTISPAQMLQMARPLVVRYYLGSAHYRSILDYRPSSLQEAATAIERVEAFLAATQDVLKPGREVPEAFAEAMDDDVNIPRALAVLHEQTRAGNAALAAGEDASEAANAVMAMAEVLGLAQLMSFNAEGTSGAEHEALDALIQAVLAERADARAQKDWAKADAMRDLLASAGVQVKDGANGSSWSVG from the coding sequence GTGACTATGCGTTTTTATGATTCAGCTTCCGCGACTATTCGCGAGTTTGAGCCCGTCGTGCCCGGTGAGGCGCGTATCTATTATTGTGGTGCTACGGTGCAGGGTGAACCGCATCTGGGCCACATCCGTTCGGCGTTGGTTTTTGACCAGTTGAGCCGTTGGATGCGTTACCGCGGTTTGAAGGTGACGACGGTCCGCAATGTCACTGATATTGATGACAAGATTTTGGCGAAGTCTGCTGATTCTATGGAGCCCGGTTTTGAGGGTGAGTTCCCGAATGAGCAGTGGTGGGCGCTCGCGTACCGTTTTGAGAAGGTTTTTGCTCAGGCGTATGCGGCGCTGGGTATTGATCCGCCGACGTATGAGCCGCGCGCGACCGGTCATATTCCGGAGATGTTTGCTCTGATTCAGCGTCTGATTGATCGTGGCCACGCGTATCCTGCGCTGGATGATTCTGGTGACGTGTATTTTGATGTGCGTTCGTGGGATAAGTATGGTGCGCTGACGAATCAGAGCGTTGAGGATATGCAGGATTCTGCGGATGCTGATCCGCGCGGTAAGCGTGACCCTCGCGATTTTGCCCTGTGGAAGGGTTATAAGGAGGGCGAGCCGCTGACTGCTTCGTGGGAGTCTCCGTGGGGTCGTGGCCGTCCGGGCTGGCATCTGGAGTGCTCGGCGATGGCTGGTAAGTATTTGGGTTCGCGTTTTGATATTCACGGTGGCGGTTTGGATTTGCGTTTCCCGCACCATGAGAATGAGCTGGCGCAGTCGACTGCTGCCGGTGATGATTTCGCGAACTTCTGGATGCATAACGGCATGGTCACCTATGAGGGTGAGAAGATGTCGAAGTCTATCGGTAATACGATTTCGCCGGCGCAGATGCTGCAGATGGCTCGTCCGCTGGTGGTTCGCTATTACCTGGGTAGTGCGCATTACCGTTCGATTCTTGATTACCGTCCGTCGTCTCTGCAGGAGGCGGCAACCGCTATTGAGCGTGTTGAGGCGTTCCTTGCTGCAACTCAGGATGTGCTGAAGCCGGGTCGTGAGGTTCCGGAGGCTTTTGCTGAGGCTATGGATGATGACGTGAATATTCCACGTGCTTTGGCGGTTCTGCATGAGCAGACTCGTGCGGGTAATGCGGCGCTTGCTGCTGGTGAGGATGCTTCGGAGGCGGCTAACGCTGTGATGGCTATGGCTGAGGTTCTGGGCCTGGCGCAGCTGATGAGTTTTAATGCTGAGGGTACTTCAGGTGCTGAGCATGAGGCTCTGGATGCGCTGATTCAGGCTGTGTTGGCGGAGCGTGCTGATGCTCGTGCTCAGAAGGATTGGGCGAAGGCTGATGCGATGCGTGATCTGTTGGCGTCTGCTGGTGTGCAGGTGAAGGATGGCGCGAATGGTTCGAGCTGGAGCGTTGGCTAG
- the ispF gene encoding 2-C-methyl-D-erythritol 2,4-cyclodiphosphate synthase, whose translation MTVIPRVGTGVDVHAFGEEGTPLYIAGLHWPGERGLSGHSDGDVVAHAAADALFAASGTGDLGSNFGVDRPDMKGASGVRILSEAAAIVRAAGFEIGNVSVQLVGNRPKFSPRRDEANRVLSEAAGAPVTVIATTTDGLGLTGRGEGVAAIATALVYPRS comes from the coding sequence ATGACTGTTATTCCTCGTGTTGGTACCGGTGTTGATGTCCATGCTTTTGGTGAGGAGGGCACTCCTCTGTATATTGCTGGTCTGCATTGGCCGGGTGAGCGTGGTTTGAGCGGCCATTCTGATGGTGATGTGGTGGCTCATGCTGCCGCGGATGCTCTTTTTGCCGCCTCCGGCACGGGGGATTTGGGCTCTAATTTCGGTGTGGACCGCCCGGACATGAAGGGCGCTTCTGGCGTTCGTATTCTTTCTGAGGCTGCGGCGATTGTGCGTGCTGCTGGTTTTGAGATTGGTAATGTGAGCGTTCAGCTGGTGGGTAACCGCCCGAAGTTCTCTCCGCGCCGTGATGAGGCGAACCGTGTGCTGAGCGAGGCGGCGGGTGCCCCGGTGACGGTGATTGCGACGACTACTGATGGTTTGGGTTTGACGGGCCGCGGCGAGGGTGTGGCTGCTATTGCGACGGCGCTGGTGTATCCGCGTTCGTAG
- the ispD gene encoding 2-C-methyl-D-erythritol 4-phosphate cytidylyltransferase: protein MTSASAANTAVIVLAAGSGTRLGEPIPKAAVRVHGRTLLDYALEGALASGVAEHVVVTVPADCSASCPELLEDARRAGALITAGGDTRTASVVAALDALKDAQVPVDYVLIHDCARAFTPPQVYHRVLEGLGSESPQGVVRAVIPVLPVVDTVKTVDSAGLVTGTPSRAQMRAVQTPQGFEVAALLAAHERSRSLPAEEAELLTDDAMAMEAAGEPVLTVAGDADAFKVTTPMDLRVARALFGDSAA from the coding sequence ATGACTTCTGCTTCTGCGGCGAATACTGCTGTGATTGTTTTGGCGGCTGGTTCGGGTACTCGCCTGGGTGAGCCGATTCCGAAGGCCGCTGTGCGTGTGCACGGTCGTACTTTGCTGGATTATGCGTTGGAGGGTGCGCTCGCTTCGGGTGTTGCTGAGCATGTGGTGGTGACTGTTCCTGCTGATTGTTCGGCGAGTTGCCCGGAGCTTTTGGAGGATGCCCGCCGTGCCGGTGCGTTGATTACAGCCGGTGGTGATACTCGTACTGCTTCGGTGGTTGCGGCGTTGGATGCTCTGAAGGATGCGCAGGTTCCGGTGGATTATGTGCTGATTCATGATTGTGCTCGTGCTTTTACTCCGCCGCAGGTGTATCACCGTGTGCTTGAGGGGCTGGGTTCTGAGAGCCCGCAGGGTGTTGTGCGTGCGGTGATTCCTGTGTTGCCGGTGGTGGATACGGTGAAGACCGTGGATTCTGCTGGTTTGGTGACGGGTACTCCTTCGCGTGCGCAGATGCGTGCGGTGCAGACTCCTCAGGGTTTTGAGGTGGCTGCTCTGTTGGCGGCGCATGAGCGTAGCCGTTCCCTGCCTGCTGAGGAGGCTGAGCTGCTCACTGATGATGCGATGGCGATGGAGGCGGCGGGCGAGCCGGTGTTGACGGTTGCCGGTGATGCGGATGCGTTTAAGGTGACGACTCCGATGGATTTGCGGGTTGCTCGCGCGCTGTTTGGTGATTCTGCTGCCTAA
- a CDS encoding response regulator transcription factor, producing MSKILIVEDEEALSDPLAFLLGREGFQTIVVDNGLDALPVFDREGADLVLLDVMLPGMSGMEVCRKLREVSSVPIIMLTAKDSELDKVLGLELGADDYVTKPYSARELIARIRAVLRRRSAETDSATESVLQGGPVRMDIDRHVVTVNGEEISMPLKEFELLEILLRNVGRVMTRGQLIERVWGADYVGDTKTLDVHIKRLRSKIEPDSSAPQYVVTVRGLGYKFEA from the coding sequence ATGTCTAAAATTCTGATTGTTGAGGACGAAGAGGCCCTCTCGGATCCCCTTGCGTTTTTGCTGGGTCGTGAGGGTTTCCAGACGATTGTTGTAGATAACGGTCTGGATGCTCTGCCGGTGTTTGACCGCGAGGGCGCGGATCTGGTGCTGCTGGATGTGATGCTTCCGGGCATGTCCGGTATGGAGGTGTGCCGTAAGCTGCGTGAGGTGTCTTCGGTCCCGATTATCATGTTGACCGCTAAGGACTCTGAGCTGGATAAGGTGCTGGGTCTGGAGCTGGGCGCTGATGACTATGTGACGAAGCCGTATTCTGCGCGTGAGCTGATTGCTCGTATCCGCGCGGTGTTGCGTCGTCGTTCGGCGGAGACTGATTCTGCTACTGAGTCGGTGCTGCAGGGCGGCCCGGTGCGTATGGATATTGACCGCCATGTGGTGACGGTTAATGGTGAAGAGATTTCTATGCCGCTGAAGGAGTTTGAGCTCCTGGAGATTCTGTTGCGCAATGTGGGTCGTGTGATGACTCGTGGCCAGCTGATTGAGCGCGTGTGGGGCGCCGACTATGTGGGTGATACGAAGACCCTGGACGTGCATATTAAGCGTCTGCGTTCGAAGATTGAGCCGGATTCTTCTGCCCCGCAGTATGTGGTGACGGTTCGCGGCTTGGGCTATAAGTTCGAGGCGTAG
- a CDS encoding sensor histidine kinase, whose protein sequence is MEGKYMDAGLIAFIAGMIGLLVGVLSMNAVARSEREQERSLVSAPALRDGAAQVLAVIGRAYLVIDEVGGVVQASPGAYAMGLVRGHTVASDELADMIRTVRHRGIFAERTFEIDRGEGEALVLDVRVASLGDEYILVLADDRTEISRVQRMRNDFVANVSHELKTPVGAVSLLAEAIEQASDDPEAIEYFVGRLHKETRRLSALVRDIIELSRLQSTDVIARGGPVSVPSLVADAVDRSHIVAEEKDIQISTRIEEVPEVYGDAELLGIAVQNVVENAVRYSPEHTKVDIWVHRVADQLLVEVADQGVGIPEDEQKRIFERFYRVDPARSRQTGGTGLGLSIVKHVMTQHGGSVTVRSMPQEGSTFTLALPLNEPPVAV, encoded by the coding sequence ATGGAAGGGAAGTACATGGATGCCGGTCTGATCGCCTTTATTGCGGGCATGATAGGTCTGCTGGTGGGCGTCCTGAGCATGAACGCGGTGGCGCGTAGTGAGCGGGAGCAGGAGCGTAGCTTGGTGTCAGCGCCGGCGCTGCGTGATGGTGCTGCTCAGGTGCTTGCTGTGATTGGTCGCGCCTATCTGGTGATTGATGAGGTGGGCGGCGTGGTTCAGGCTTCTCCGGGTGCGTATGCGATGGGCCTGGTGCGCGGTCATACGGTGGCCTCTGATGAGTTGGCGGATATGATTCGCACGGTGCGTCATCGCGGTATTTTTGCGGAGCGTACTTTTGAGATTGACCGCGGTGAGGGTGAGGCGCTGGTCTTGGACGTGCGTGTTGCTTCGCTGGGGGATGAGTACATTCTGGTGCTCGCTGATGACCGCACTGAAATTTCTCGTGTGCAGCGTATGCGTAATGATTTTGTGGCGAATGTGTCGCATGAGTTGAAGACTCCGGTGGGTGCGGTGAGTCTGTTGGCTGAGGCTATTGAGCAGGCGAGTGATGACCCGGAGGCGATTGAGTATTTTGTGGGTCGTCTGCATAAGGAGACTCGCCGCCTGTCTGCGCTGGTGCGTGACATTATTGAGCTTTCGCGTCTGCAGTCGACTGATGTGATTGCGCGTGGTGGTCCGGTGTCGGTGCCTTCTTTGGTGGCTGATGCGGTGGACCGTTCGCATATTGTGGCGGAGGAGAAGGACATTCAGATTTCTACCCGCATCGAGGAGGTCCCCGAGGTGTACGGTGATGCCGAGCTGCTCGGTATTGCTGTGCAGAACGTGGTGGAGAACGCGGTGCGTTATTCGCCGGAGCATACGAAGGTGGATATTTGGGTGCACCGTGTAGCTGATCAGCTGCTGGTTGAGGTTGCTGATCAGGGCGTGGGTATTCCGGAGGACGAGCAGAAGCGTATTTTTGAGCGTTTTTACCGGGTTGATCCGGCTCGTTCGCGTCAGACGGGCGGCACTGGTTTGGGCTTGAGTATTGTGAAGCATGTGATGACTCAGCACGGTGGTAGCGTGACGGTTCGGTCGATGCCGCAGGAGGGTTCGACGTTTACGTTGGCGTTGCCGCTGAATGAGCCTCCGGTCGCAGTGTAG
- a CDS encoding phosphoglyceromutase: MTYKLVLLRHGQSEWNEKNLFTGWVDVNLTDKGRAEAKRGGELLAERNILPDVVHTSLQRRAINTANLALDAADRLWIPVKRTWRLNERHYGALQGKNKSEIREEYGDEKFMTWRRSYDVPPPPLDDNDPYSQAHDPRYADVENAPRTECLKDVLGRMLPYWESDIKPDLAAGKTVLVAAHGNSLRSLVKHLEGISDEDIAGLNIPTGIPLYYELDENFQPVKPGEYLDPEAAKDAIAAVANQGK; this comes from the coding sequence ATGACTTACAAACTAGTACTCCTGCGCCACGGCCAGTCCGAGTGGAATGAAAAGAACCTGTTCACCGGTTGGGTGGACGTTAACCTGACCGATAAGGGCCGCGCTGAGGCTAAGCGCGGCGGCGAGCTGCTGGCAGAGCGCAACATCCTCCCCGATGTTGTTCACACCTCCCTGCAGCGTCGCGCAATCAACACCGCAAACCTTGCACTGGATGCAGCAGACCGCCTGTGGATTCCCGTCAAGCGCACCTGGCGCCTGAACGAGCGTCACTACGGTGCTCTGCAGGGTAAGAACAAGTCCGAGATTCGCGAGGAATACGGCGACGAGAAGTTCATGACTTGGCGTCGTTCCTACGACGTCCCGCCGCCCCCGCTGGATGACAACGACCCCTACTCGCAGGCACACGACCCCCGCTACGCGGATGTTGAGAACGCTCCTCGCACCGAGTGCCTGAAGGACGTTCTGGGTCGTATGCTTCCCTACTGGGAGTCGGATATCAAGCCCGACCTCGCTGCAGGCAAGACCGTTCTGGTTGCTGCACACGGTAACTCTCTGCGTTCGCTGGTCAAGCACCTCGAGGGTATTTCCGATGAGGACATTGCTGGCCTGAACATCCCCACCGGTATTCCGCTGTACTACGAGCTGGATGAGAACTTCCAGCCCGTCAAGCCCGGCGAGTACCTGGACCCCGAGGCTGCTAAGGACGCTATCGCTGCCGTAGCAAACCAGGGTAAGTAA
- a CDS encoding DUF2516 family protein, whose amino-acid sequence MSPILLVWYVTTFVDTLLAIAGAAVGVLAFVRAWMSPANAYDFAGKRPKNTWLALTGGSAAVSLFSVFAALTGGGNTVLILQLVAAVISCVFLAGVWPSVGRRRF is encoded by the coding sequence ATGTCTCCTATTCTGCTGGTCTGGTATGTGACCACTTTTGTTGATACGCTGCTGGCTATTGCCGGTGCTGCGGTTGGTGTGCTGGCTTTTGTGCGTGCGTGGATGTCTCCGGCGAACGCGTACGATTTTGCCGGTAAGCGCCCGAAGAACACGTGGCTGGCTTTGACCGGCGGTTCTGCTGCGGTGTCGTTGTTTAGCGTTTTTGCTGCGCTGACTGGCGGCGGTAATACTGTGCTGATTCTTCAGCTGGTGGCTGCTGTGATTAGCTGCGTGTTCCTGGCCGGTGTGTGGCCTTCGGTTGGTCGCCGCCGTTTCTAG